In the Portunus trituberculatus isolate SZX2019 chromosome 21, ASM1759143v1, whole genome shotgun sequence genome, one interval contains:
- the LOC123506837 gene encoding lysosomal alpha-glucosidase-like has protein sequence MVQISSKLSQTAKGDGEAAAAAATLLASKGATYQEKKKRHLQCVVTGLMILFGLWLTTTIIIILIIAPYCRERNLLGRHSLPPPSLNQNVPTYSETDTHRLHAYRDWVKNMGKKEIECGIDCLFYSLDAPVEKQTQAPVKPSFTSTKLPSGQCEDVPLSERFDCLPSALPNQEDCVARGCCWKEVLEVPKREKPFPAPRIHQPTHGFSQDVPLNIPFCYYPKDYHGYHFTNLTPSDMGYQGYMSRNSPSGYSGDVGTLYFEVRMETDSRIRIKITDSSQARWETPLPIVPVVNKSSATQTLYKFKARLNDGTFTVSRDSTDQPLFSTEAAAPLTYSDQFLQLSTILPSHFIYGLGEHLDGLLLDTFWTRRVLWNLDQIPEPGKNLYGSHPFYLAMEPSGEAHGVFLLNSNAMDIVLQPLPALTYRVIGGVLDLYVFLGPTPSDVVRQYTEVVGRPFLPPYWSLGYHQCRFGYGSTNRTREVWQRTRDAGIPFDTQWNDIDYMKDHNDFTISSDTYKNLPQLVQDIHKAGMHYVPIFDPGVSASETPGTYPPWDEGLHLGVFVRNHTNQPFIGKVWNPVSTAWPDFTHPLGTYYWSRQMERFHNTLPYDGAWIDMNEPSNFWSGSSKGCLHNNLEHPPFLPAVEGGSLYYHTLCMSAQHHVGNHYNVHNLFGLTEAISTNIALQLVRAKRPFVISRSTFPGQGVYGGHWTGDVWSDWFNMWQSIAGILNFNMFGVPMVGADICGFNGNTTTNLCMRWMQLGAFYPFSRNHNTDDAVDQDPVALGDRVVRGSRKALMQRYTLLPYLYTLFFNTHVTGEPVAQPLFFQFPEDEKTYSVDTQFLWGSALMIVPALREHITKVEAYLPQGMWYDWYGGGMVKNEGEGSYITLPAPYDTIPLLILGGNILPTHVPGNTTLQSRKLGHGLVIAPDKRGEARGQLYWDDGDSLDPVSSQTFSHMLFESESGILRVTCSTRGYTGPLNLRYIMILNVPQNATQVVVADKTALNYDYDTNNKVLKIKELDQPLMQNFTVTWKF, from the exons ATGGTGCAGATCTCTAGTAAGCTGTCTCAGACTGCCAAGGGTGATGGggaggcagcggcagcagcagcaaccctcCTTGCGAGTAAAGGAGCCACTTaccaggagaagaaaaag AGACACCTGCAGTGTGTGGTGACTGGCCTAATGATACTCTTTGGACTCTGGCTGacaactaccatcatcatcattctcattattGCTCCATATTGTCGGGAAAGAAACTTGTTGGGGCGAcactcccttccacctccaagcctcaaccagaaTGTGCCCACCTACTCAGAGACAGATACCCACAGACTCCATGCATACAGGGACTGGGTGAAGAACATGGGCAAGAAGGAGATAGAATGTGGCATTGACTGCCTTTTCTACTCACTTGATGCCCCAGTTGAGAAGCAGACCCAGGCACCAGTGaagccctccttcacctctaccAAGCTGCCTTCAGGTCAGTGTGAGGATGTGCCACTCAGCGAGCGCTTTGACTGCCTGCCCAGTGCATTGCCAAACCAGGAGGATTGTGTGGCAAGAGGCTGTTGCTGGAAGGAGGTATTGGAA GTACCAAAGCGTGAGAAACCTTTCCCAGCACCAAGAATCCACCAGCCTACTCATGGCTTCTCCCAAGATGTGCCCTTGAATATTCCTTTCTGTTACTATCCCAAGGATTACCATGGCTACCACTTCACCAACCTCACGCCATCAGATATGGGCTACCAAGGGTATATGTCCAGAAATTCCCCAAGTGGATATTCTGGTGATGTGGGTACATTGTATTTTGAAGTGAGGATGGAGACTGATTCCCGGATTAGGATTAAG ATCACCGACTCATCTCAGGCTCGCTGGGAAACGCCTCTGCCTATAGTCCCAGTTGTAAACAAGAGTTCTGCTACCCAGACCTTGTATAAATTTAAAGCCCGGCTGAATGATGGGACCTTTACTGTGTCAAGGGATTCCACTGATCAACCACT GTTCAGCACAGAGGCAGCAGCACCCCTCACATACTCAGATCAGTTCCTCCAGTTGTCCAccatccttccctcacactTCATCTATGGTCTTGGAGAGCACCTGGATGGCTTGCTCCTTGACACATTTTGGACTCGCCGTGTGCTCTGGAATCTCGACCAGATACCAGAGCCTGGG AAAAATTTGTATGGTAGCCACCCATTCTATCTCGCCATGGAGCCGTCAGGGGAAGCTCACGGTGTCTTCCTTCTCAACTCCAATGCTATGg ACATAGTGCTGCAGCCTCTTCCAGCTCTTACATACAGGGTGATAGGTGGTGTACTGGACTTGTATGTGTTCCTGGGACCAACACCTAGTGATGTGGTGAGGCAGTACACTGAGGTGGTGGGCAGGCCATTTCTACCACCCTACTGGTCCCTGGGATATCATCAGTGCAG GTTTGGCTATGGCTCCACCAACAGAACTAGGGAGGTCTGGCAGCGGACACGTGATGCTGGGATACCCTtt GATACACAGTGGAATGACATTGACTACATGAAGGACCACAATGACTTTACTATCAGTTCAGACACATACAAGAACCTGCCACAACTAGTGCAAGATATAcataag GCTGGCATGCACTACGTTCCAATATTTGACCCTGGTGTGAGTGCCTCTGAGACTCCAGGCACTTACCCTCCTTGGGACGAAGGCTTGCACTTAGGAGTGTTTGTTCGCAACCACACCAACCAGCCCTTCATTGGCAAG GTGTGGAATCCTGTCTCCACTGCCTGGCCGGACTTCACCCATCCACTGGGCACTTATTACTGGAGCAGGCAGATGGAGCGCTTCCACAACACTCTACCCTATGATGGAGCATGGATT GACATGAATGAACCTTCAAACTTCTGGTCTGGTAGTTCCAAAGGCTGCCTCCACAACAACTTAGAACACCCTCCTTTCCTGCCAGCTGTTGAGGGAGGATCTCTGTACTACCACACATTGTGCATGTCTGCACAACATCATGTGGGTAACCACTACAATGTCCATAACCTCTTTGGTCTCACTGAGGCAATTTCCACCAACAT AGCTCTTCAACTTGTGAGGGCCAAGCGGCCATTTGTCATCTCCCGCTCCACTTTCCCTGGGCAAGGAGTGTATGGGGGCCACTGGACAGGCGACGTGTGGTCTGACTGGTTCAACATGTGGCAGTCCATTGCAG ggatTCTAAACTTCAACATGTTTGGAGTGCCAATGGTGGGGGCAGACATCTGTGGGTTCAatggcaacaccaccaccaacttgtGCATGCGATGGATGCAGCTTGGCGCATTCTATCCATTCTCTCGCAACCATAACACAGATGATGCTGTG GACCAAGACCCAGTGGCGCTGGGGGACCGTGTGGTGAGGGGGTCCCGCAAGGCACTTATGCAGAGGTACACACTGCTGCCCTACCTGTACACACTCTTCTTCAACACTCATGTCACCGGGGAGCCAGTTGCCCAGCCTTTGTTCTTCCA ATTTCCTGAGGATGAGAAGACGTATTCTGTGGATACTCAGTTCCTCTGGGGCTCTGCACTAATGATTGTCCCTGCATTAAGAGAG cacatcACAAAAGTTGAGGCTTACTTACCACAAGGCATGTGGTATGATTGGTATGGAGGTGGCATggtgaagaatgaaggagagggatcATACATCACACTCCCAGCTCCATATGACACCATCCCACTTCTAATACTTGGAGGAAATATCTTACCTACCCATGTCCCAGGCAACACTACACTGCAGAG TCGCAAACTGGGTCATGGTTTGGTCATTGCTCCAGACAAGAGAGGTGAAGCAAGAGGTCAACTGTATTGGGATGATGGAGATTCTTTGG ATCCTGTGTCAAGCCAGACATTCAGCCACATGTTGTTTGAGAGTGAGTCGGGCATCCTGAGAGTGACATGCTCCACCAGAGGCTACACTGGCCCTCTCAATctac GTTACATTATGATTCTAAATGTTCCTCAAAATGCAACTCAAGTTGTGGTTGCTGACAAGACAGCTCTGAATTACGATTATGACACAAACAACAAG GTTCTCAAGATTAAAGAACTGGATCAACCCCTCATGCAAAACTTCACTGTCACATGGAAATTTTGA